CAAGGTAAGACCCGGAGTGGCGCTTAGGACTCTGAGTCCCGCCGGGCTCCGCGCTGTCGGGCTTTGAGTCGCGTTTCTTTGTGGTGTTACTCACCGGCGTTGGGATCTGAGACGGTCGGGCTGAGGTGCCGTCTGCGCTGCTTTTCCTTGGGCTCGGGTTGTAATTAAAAGGGCTCACCCTGGCCGCGACAGTCCCACTTGGTGAACTGTGCTTGCTTGAGCTGCTAGAACTAAACGGGGTACGCTCAGCTATAGAACTTTCATTAGTCTCGGATGCAGGGACAGGGTTATTACTTTGTCCCGGCTTTGCCTCAGTTCCTTTTTGGTCTGGGGGATCTACCTGAATAAAGGAATTCAGGCGGTTTTCCAGACCCATGGTGCGTATGGGGGCGCTACCATTGCTCACATTTTGTTTTCCCTGATTATCTTTTGAATCTTTAGGGTTCGGGTTTCCCTTTTCTGAAACAGTGTCAATCACGGGGGGAGTATTTCCTGTTGGAGATCTTCCAGATCTAGGGTTGTTAATGGGGCAATCCTCAATTCTTACCCAAACATCCTCTGTTTTAGAAACAGCAGGTGCCATTTGATAAATCAGAGTCTTTGATTCAGCACCATTTGTAGCACCTGAAGAAGTGGTCTGAGAAGTACTACTTGTGGGagaaatttcactttcttttatttttctccatgttCCTTTTGTGGAtacctggttttctttagtttGTTTGCTTCCTGAAATAGAGTTCACATGTTTCTCGTCctcactttttgccttttcactaGATTCTGATGAAGCAGAAAGAATTGAGGATGAACTTCCAGTTCTTCTCCAAGTGCTTACTCGAGGAAGTGATGACGAGTGTTTGCTGTGCTCACGTTTCCAGGTCCCTGACCTATTGATGGGAAGTCTGGAAGGACTTTCGGAATGAGAGCGTGCTATATCATGGCGCTTTACTGGTCTTCCATCATTATACTCTATGGTGGGACTGAGGTTAGGTGGGAGTTTTCGCCATCCACCAGACTGAACAGACGAATGTGTAGATAGAGACATATCAGGAAGGGAAGGACTTAAAACTGGAGTATGTGCCTGGGACCGTGTTGGAGAATCGGGTCTAGAAGACGGAGAAAGAGATTCAAATGAAGCAGATTCCTCCAGTTTTCTCCTTAGGGTTGGGCTTGGAGCTTCTTTGATGAAAGTTGATTGGCGTACTAATACAGGTCTCTCTGACCTATCGGATTCACTTCCACTTGACTTTGTTGAAGACATTCTAGAAAGTTCTACTTTTTTATTGGATCCATTACTATTACTCATTTGATTTAGCCCTTTGGAGGCAGATTCACTTCTTGGGATACCACTGCCATTCTTGGATAAGCCCGTTTGTTTGGTGAGGTTCTGCTGGCTCATCTGTCTGCCAGGAGATGTGTAAGACATTTTCCCAGAACCTGAGGACTTAGTTGAAGCAGTACTAGGGGATGACGTCCTTGGTAGTTGAGATAATTTGTTAGGGGGACTTATTCCATTTCTACCAGGAGAGATTGAGTTTCGCCCTGGAGACTGCATTGGTCTACTTAATGGTTGCTGGGCAGGTCTTGAAGGAGTGGAATCTCTAGATCCTGATCTAGAAGGTCCTTTGTTTGATCCCGCTGTCTGGGATGCCTGCCTTGTAACAGGGCTTAATTCTGACTTCACTGATGGCTTGGTTCCTCTGGGAGAAGTGGTAGCCGCCTGACCTTCGCTAGGGCTTTTGGAGGCTGGAGTCTTGAGGGGTGGGCCTTTTTTAGAAACTGGGCTTGTACTTGAAGAGCTATTCCGAACTCCTGGAATATGAATCATTGTCCTACCTCGAGAGATTGCAGGCATGTTTGTTTGAAGGGGTTGTTTCATTTGGCTCGAAATTTCCGAATTAGACCGAACTTTCCCAGTAATCAAACTTTTATAAACCTTTTTGCctccttttattcctttattttcagATTCTAGTTTTTTAGTTTCCAATGTACTTTTCTCCCCAGGTTTTAGAATTCGTGGGCCTTTATTACTCGTAAAGGGTTTTTCTTCTTGATCAGGTGTAAGATGAAATGGTGATCCCAGAGAGATGCCCGATTTCAGTGAAAGGATGGAATCTGAATCAGACGAAGCTTGTCGAGATAAACATGCGGCAGCAGCAGCTTGATGTAAACTACTTACTATGGAATTTGCACCTTCCTGAATAGCTTTCCAATCAAAATTTTCTGAATCTGGGGATAAACCATGTTCTGAATCTGGTCTCTGTATATCTTTCAAATCGAGTGTCAAATCTTCTGCTAATATGCCACCCATATTTCTGGGACTATGCTTTTCATTATCAGCCTTGAGCCTtgaaggctttttcttttttggcattgCAGAACTTATGCATTCCTGCAGCAGGTCATCTTCAGAATCAATACTAAGAGAACTGAGAGAACTGTTTCTTGAGAAACAGACAGGGGTATCTTCAACGTGAAATGATTTAGGAGCATAACCTGATGCCTGGGGTTTACTTGCTTCTCCCTGTGAGTCAGGGGGCTCTGTCTCTTTGATAGGTTCattttccttgttgttgttgttttcctgatCAATGTCACTAAGAGAGCTTAGAGAGGAATTTCGAGAAAAGCAAACTGGAGTATTTTCAATAGCAAAATTCTGTAATTTCTCATCTGTTGCTGCCCCTCTGTCTGGTATATCTTTGGAGGACTGGGGAAAAGTGGACTGCTTCTGCAGCACGGATTTAGACTGACCTCTATTTATTGGCTGCTTTGTAACAGCTGGTGTCTTATTAGCTGATTGTTGGTTTGAGGTTAGTTCTGTGTGGTTGGTCACTTTAGCTTCtgattctttattttccttcccctttcttaATTCAGCCTTTTCCCTGGAAAggtcaacatcatcatcatcaaaatcTAGAGAACTCAAAGAGTCATTtcgtgaaaaacagtatggagtgcCTTCAATGGGTGTGTAATGATGAGGTGAATCAAAAGTAAAACTTCCTCTGACTCTGTCTTCATTATTTGGCAGTTTATCATTGAAGTCCTTGGAATTATTTTTCAAGTGCTGTTTCTttgaatctttgttttctgagaaatttctttcagcatttaaattattttttgagtcTGTATTTTTTCTTACACGTGTCCTGTATTCAGTATTTTGTGGTATAGGTTTTACTGGTGAAGTAGGTTTCTTTGTCTTACCATCTAATTGATTTTTGTTAGTTCCAGATGAAGACATAGATGCTTGTTGGACCTGGTCCATAATCTTTTTCACACGGAAAGGCTTGTGACTTTTTCCTTTGGGCATAGCAGAATTAATGCATTCTGCAAGAATATCACCTTCTTCTGTTTTATTGTCATCTAGTTCAGGTACAGTGACAGATGAGGCTTTCCCTCTTTGAGCCTCATCTGTACTTCTGCCTTCAGTAGGAATGGTATCTCGTTTTTCAAATTCACTTGATTGTGCCCCTGCTCTaaccccttctccagcagctaACTCATTTGGAGGGGATTCTATCGTTAGATCACTCAGAGATGTAGCTGTGGAAAAGTTTATAGGTGTCCCTTCTACACAATACACCCGTGGCATATCATCTCCTGGTGTAAAACTAACATGCTTTTGTGCCTGTAACCTGTTTTGTGACGGCAGAAGTTTGTATACAGGCAGCTGACTTGGTTTCCTTGCCACAGGTGGAGGTAATTTCGAAGTAGTCTGGGCTGGTTTTTTGGCTTTGCGTGAAGATTTTGTTGGCATGGCAGAAATTATACACTCTTCTAGTATTTCAATATCATCATCATCTGACTCatctaaaatatctttttcagAGTCAGTGggtttttctgcctctttttcctGGTTTTCATTTGATTCTTCAGGCTGCTCACTTTCTGTTTCATTCCCGTTGTCATTTTCCTGAACTGGAGGCATTATTCTTAGTTCCACATCTTTCTGAATAAATGGCTCATCAAGGCTCAGAGCACTCAGGCTAGATGAACAAGAAAAACCATCAGGAGTACTCTCTGTGGCAAAATGTAACAAAGTATCAGCATCTGGAAGAACCTGGACCCTCTGTACTGCAGCATTTACGGCAGCTTGCTTAGGtccactttctctcttttcagCACTAGGTGCTTTAGTTTTAGGTACTTCTTGCTTTGTCTGAACTGtctgaggaggagggggaggaggaggaggggtttTACTTCTGCTTGGTGGCATGGTTTGTCCAGGGCTATCTGGGAGGTCACTGGGGCTTATAATGCCACTCACCATTCCACTGCAGGGTTCACTCTGAACGGAGCTGGCAATTGAGCGACTCTCAAAACTATCGAGTGAACTGACTGAAGTACATCTGCTAAACATGAGTGGGGTCTCCTGAACGTAGTGCTCTGGTGGACTTTTGGGTGTCTGAGCACCACTCTTGGAAGGAGATTTGGCCCCTGAAGAAAATTCAACAGCTTTGTGCCTAGCTGACTCTGAAGACAGACCAGAAGCCTGGAGTCTGCTGGATTTGGTTCTAACGTGCTGTGACACTGCTGGAACTTTACTCACAGAATCTTCATTTGGCCTAGGTCCGCTGTTGTCCTTGATTTCGGCTATTTGCAGAGAGTTAGCGGGATCTGCTTCCTGTGTGGTCTGGTCACACCCTATTTCATCTTCAGCAGATGACAAAGATGATAATGAACTGCATCTCGAAAAACATATTGGGGTATCTTCTACACAGTAAGTCTGTATTGTTTCTTGGTTGATAGAGGGAACTTTGCAAGAGGAAGAGGTGGCTTTTGGGGTCTGACTACTTCTGCTTTGTGCTGAGCTTGGATGCAGCTGATTCTGCCTTTTGGCATTAGATGAAGGTGTGGAAGTATTCTCGCTGCTTGAAGAGATGTGTTCAGTTTTTGTGCTCTGTCCAGATGAATTCTTTGAGAATGAAAATGCCGGTTTCTGTGAAGAAGGAATGTCTGTGGTGTATTTTAAACTATAATCAATGGGCTGATCCACGTGATGTTTTTCTTCACTGTATTTTATGCTATAATTGGTTggtctctcttcttcctcatgCTGCCCTTCCTCAGAGTAACGTTCACTGTAGTTGGTTGGTTTATCATCTTCATAGTCATCTTCTTGACACAAAGACTGGTTCACATTTTGACTAATTCCATGATTAGAGCCTACTCGATTTGGTTCAGATCCATTGGCTGCTCTTGACCTGTACGGGGAAACACATTCTTGCTGCCCAAAGTGTGGTTGGAACTTGAGATGTTTATCATCAGTGCTCTCAGGATATACAGGATAAGCTGTGCTTTGACTCCTTGATTGTCTCTGCTCATTCggttttatttcatcttctagTATATGTTTGGGTCTTGCCCATCTTTCATTCTGTGAAGGGCTCTGCCTCCCAGAGTTCAACTGTTCATCGGAATATTTAAGACTATAATTTATTGGTGTATCTAGTTCTCCATCATTATCATCCATATGATTTGCACTATGTATTTTATGGGCTAGGTCAGCTGGATACTGACCATAGCTGCAGAATTTACTTTCATCATCTTCAGAATAGGATTCAATTGAAGGTTTCATCTGACCTCTTTTACCATAACCATCACTACTGCTGACACTATTTAAACTATCATTTGAAGACCTCTTATATTCTACTTTGGCATATGGTATTGGACATgttctgtttgagttttctgactTGGTAAAGCTGTAAGTGTTGGCATGTGTGTGGGCGGTAGAGCTTCTTCTCAGTGCATTCCTCTCATCTGTCCCACAGTGTAGTTCTGTGGTCGACCCAGAACTCCTGTCTTCCTGGGAGGTGTGAATGGCTGATACTTCTTCCATGACTTTGGCAATCTGGGCTGCAGTGGTAGAAATCTGCAAACCTCGTTTTGAAGAGGTTCCTGGATTTTCTGTTGCTGGGTGGTAGTTGCCTAGGCTAATACCTCGTTCTCTCTCCAAACTTCTATCTTTCTCAGAACGAGAGCTATCTAAACTTCCTCTTGATGAAGAAGAGCTGGGCAATACTGTAGTATTTAAATACGGTGACAGGACAGTCATGTTTCCAGTATTAAAATTGTCTGACCTGTTATCATCATGTCGGTTGCTGTCAAAAACATAGTCACCATAAAGATTTTGCTTGTGTCTCTGCTTGCTACGATGAGATGCCTTGGGACTTAAATTGTCAATATTGTCAAAAGTTTCTGATAAATGCTGAGCATCTAATTCGGCTTCCAGGGCCTTTTGTTTCCTGACATGAAGAGAAGGCAGACTTGAACCAGGAGACATGATATTGGCATCTTTATACTTTGCaggtctatttgccatgagattCCTTAAAGCTGCAGCACTTCCCATAGCAATCATCTTGTGCTTTGAATGAATGAGGTTCTTGAGCATGCTGACTGCTCCCATGTCCCACAATGCTTCCTGGTCTTTAGGGTTTCTTGCTGAGAGATTCCACAAGGTTCCGCACGCATTACTAACTATTGTCAAACTGTGAGATTTCAAGTGTTGTAATAAGGTCTGTAAGCAATTATTCTCTCTTAGGATTtgcctgaaataaaaataagatattacAAAAGTAAGGTAAAAATCTGTTTGCAGtgacaaataaaaggaaagagaacaaaTTTAAGTCTAAAGATAACTGCTAAAACTTGTAACAACAGGCATAATAAAACTACAccaaattatattataaatttcaaGCACTGCCCATCTCCTTTTGTTCTACCTTAGTTCATttaatgtttattgttttatagTACTCATCTGTCAgactaaaagataaaaatgttcagTTTCATCAATTCTGCATTTCCTATTCTGACCTAACAGCTTTAAAACTTTTTGAAGCAAATATATATCTACTTTACATAGTGACAGAGTTTCTCAGTTTACTGAGTATAAATATATTATGGAATCTTAGCTGAACAGGGAGTCTGGTAATTTAACATCTGGGTGGGTTCCACAATGTTGACAACAGAGACATCTCAGAAGAGGTAGAGAGAAGAATTAACTGATAGATCTTTACAAAGTCAGGGAGCACACTGTAAGCTCAGGTCAGCAAAATGACTTTTAGATAATCTCTCTCTGGTTTGAATTTGTAATACTGATATTCCCCCTTGTAAGTGGTTTTGGGCAAATGGTGTGTGtagtttttctaaaaataaagtgaaagttttaaaaacatttaaaaacaagagtTGAGAGTCAGCATAATGAATATTAGGATCTGAAGAGCTATGGCTTATTTAATGCATGGTAGAATGAAGTTTAATGAGAGCATAGTCAGCTCTAGTGGGCTTTAAAACTGATAGGCAAAAAGGTACAATAAGCTTTAGCATGGCAGCGCTCTCTCTGCAGTCCAGCAGACACCTGAGTGCTTACTAAGTTTAAGAGTTCTTCCATGAGAAGAGGATAGGGCTGTAAGGCTTGTAGTTTGTGCATCaaaaacttacagaaaagatGTTTACACTGTTTACAAAGCCCTTTTACTACAAGTACcccatagtcttttttttttttttaatgagagaagAACAATacaggataaaataaataaatacactgtgAAAGATACTATATTTTTGCTGAGATAAGGCAAAGCTCAAGTTCTGAAAATGTATGCCTTGCATGTGAGGTGCTCTGTTAGGTTTCACAGTTACAATAAATTGGACGAACGGCTGCTGGCTGAAAAACATTTTGATTACTGATATTATGGCTCCACAAGAAAAATGTGAATCATTGTACTTTCTGGATCATGACCATAAGTTTTTTTTATAACCTCATATTTCCTTAATCCACACTACATATAGGAAAGGATTTTGTTCTCTGTAATATTTAtggctttcattttttattctacACATGGGTTATATCTCTCAAGTATCACTGGTTTATTTTTAGACATCTTTGTGATACTATGAACTTTTATTAGCATAAATGTTAATGAATAAATCAGGTATTAATAGTTATAGTTTCATTGTCATAAATGTAATTTGGCTCAGAACTTGCATAATTACACAAAACACTGCTCAGTTAAGTCTTTCTGAAGATGAATCTTACAAATTCATTTAAAAGTAACATAAAACTGTATTTACCTGTGGTCCTCATTTGTAGCTATCAAGCTGGATACATTCCGTAATATCCCACCTCCACTTTCAATAATGGCTAAAGTATTTGTCTGGCTGCGATAAGTGAGAGTGCCAACCAGAAAGGCAAGCGCACCACCTACAGCACATATGTCAGCTTTATTCTCAGTGCAGTGTGCTGACAGATTCCATAAGGCACTCAGTACGCTTTTGAGGGTTGATTCCTatcaagaaacagaatatatGTCATCTAGTTAAGAGCTGTAACTATAACTCTTAGAACTTCTATGCTTACTTCTATAGAGAaagctctcttttttttaaacatccccTGGTAAAGCACTAGGAACGCCTCACTTAAAAAAACTTTCATAAAATACCAAACAGAACTTAAGACAGTGATATCCCCATGAAACAAGCAGAACACAATATTAAAACAATGACCATCACATTCATCTAAACAATGAACGTGAAATGTTTAGATGGTACACACTTATCTCAAGGAAGTTCatattagaaaatgaaacaactgatctGCATTCTGAAAAGATAACATTTTCAGGATACTATAAACTAGAAAAAACCCTCTCTATgctgatttgaaaagatattcagACCTATCATTAAATGAAAAGAGCACGTTGCAGAGATGTATGTACAATATTGTTTGTATAAAAACACACATCCATATTTATGTGTGGTTGATGCAAAAGTAACAATTTATTAAAatggaagaatactggaaatacTCCAATTTCTTAAAATCCTCAAAGAAACAAAGTCATTATAAAAAGGAGAACTCCCTGATGTACAGTATCACAGTAAACTGTCAATTTATAACTGCCAGAGAAGACACTTTGAGTATACAATTAAGGATGTTTGGTTAAAACTTGCCATGCTCCTGACATCACTCTTCTTACTAAAAATCAATCAGGGAACAGACGAACATTCATTAGAAACCTACTCTGTGCCTATCACAGTTACAGGTACTCTAGATGATACAAACAGAGCAACTGACACTTGCTTTGAAGGTACTGtttactttgggggaaaaaagtaacaCTATACTTAAAATCAAGGGCTCTAATGAAAAGATTACTGCCATGGAAACTtaagtcaaataaatgaaataatttttgggGGAGAGCAGCTCTGCAGATAAAAAGACATGTACCTTCAGAGGAGGCAGGGGAAGTAGAATGAGTAAAGGCATGGAAGTGGGAATAAGCAAGGGAAGAGTAAATAAcagaaagaagacacagaagaagtCAAATCCACGTTGGGACAGTATGGGAAGTAAGGTCAGACAGGGAAAAGACGGCCCTGAATGTCATGGCAAACATTTTGGGCTCAGCCCAATCAAGAACCATTGTATTCTCTTCTTCAggatattaaatgaataaaatagatacTATTTACCATGAGGCAGAGAAGAAATGCATTCACCACTGAAGATGTGAAAAGGACAATAGCTCAATGTTAATTATAATGTGATTGAGGAAATGGGACAAAGTATCTTGAGATCAGAAAAAATGGCAACAGTTTAGAGGAGTGAGCTAAACTTACAACTGACCTAGAGATGAGAGTTTAAGGTAGGAAAACAGAAGTTGCTCTCTTTGGGACTACATGTAGGGGCCAAGGGTTTTGTTTCAAAGGAGCTTTATAGTTAGAGGAGACAAGATGAAACAATTAGATGTTGGAAGTATAGGTGGTAAAAACAAAGGGAGGAGATTCAGTAAGGTATGCGATCAAAAGGTATCAAATACAGGTACAGGTAGAAAAGTGATGCCCTAGTTAAGCTATAAATCTAGATTTTTGTTGGCAGCAAATTTACAAAGGACTGAGGAAGATGTGGCCAGttaagaaatgaaggaaatgacTACTAGACTGCTTGTTCAGGGCTTTGGTTGTTACAGGAGACTCTCTGAAGAAGTTGGAAGtagcaatgaaaatgaacatttttgtttttattttcaaaacatcgGGCTTCTTACAGATAAGTGACACATTAAAAAAGCCTCCTTCTCTACAAGCAGTAGAGAAAGTATGTAGGGCCAGAGTAACGGACGAGCAGTTCTGAGTAAACAGCAATGCCCAGAGCACAGGGCGCaggtggaggaagaggaagcGCCAGTGCATGGGGTGAAAAGGACGCAGGACCTGGGGAATATGGAAGGTAGCTTTGGTTCTTGTGGCTGTGAGGAGTAAATAAAGTTGAGAATGAAGAGATGAcaagttaaaaagagaaagaatgttcATATTGGCTGTTGCACTGAATgtagaaaaagatggaaaaaataaaatctaataccATTAACCAGAGCAAGACCAAGTCAGAACTGGATATTATAACTTTCTGATGGGCTAGTTTTTCCAAGATTgggcttacattaaaaaaaaaaaatttttttttaaaattagttttgtttagttgctcagtcgtgtccgactctttgcaatcccatggattgtacactatcaggctcctccatccacaggattttccaggcaagagtactggagtgggttgccatttccttctccagaggatcttcctgacccagggatcgaacccgggtctcccacatcgtagacagacactttactgtctgagccactagggaagtccaaatttaattttttaaattaatttattttaattggaggctaattactttacactattgtagtggtttctgccatacattgacatgaatcagccatgggtgtacatgcgttccccatcctgaacccccctcagacctccctccccatcccatccctcagggtcaccccagtgcaccagccctgagcaccctgtctcatgcatcgagcctggactggcaatctgtttcacagatgataatatacatgtttcaatgctattctctcaaatcatcccaccctcgccttctcccacagattccaaaagtctgttcttcacatgtgtctctttggctgtctcgcatatagggtcatcgttaccatctttctaaattccatatatatgagttaacatactgtattggtgtttttctttctgacttacttcactctgtataataggctccagtttcatccacctcattagaactgattcaaatgcattctttttaatagctgagtaatattccactgtgtgtatgtaccacagctttcttatccattcgtctcccaatggacatctaggttgcttccatgtcctggttattataaacagtgctgtgatgaacattggggtacaagtgtctctttcaattctggtttccccGGTGTGGGcttacattaaaaatttatagatgaatttttcttaaaaaactggaaatagaactgccatatgacccagcaataccacttctgggcatacacactgaggaaaccagatctgaaagagacacatgcaccccaatgttcattgcagcactgtttataatagccaggacatggaagcaacctagatgcccatcagcagacaaatggataaggaagctgtggtacatacaccatggaatattactcagccgttaaaaagaattcatttgaatcagttctaatgagatggatgaaactggagcccattatacagaaatgaagtaagccagaaagataaagaacattacagcatactaacacatatatatggaatttagaaagatggtaatgataaccctatatgcaaaaacagaaaaagagacacagatgtatagaacagacttttggactctgtgggagaaggcgagggtgggatgtttcgagagaacagcgtgtatactatctatggtgaaacagatcaccagcccaggttggatgcatgagacaagtgctcgggcctggtgcactgggaagacccagaggaatcgggtggagagggaggtgggaggggggatcgggatggggaatacatgtaactccatggctgattcatgtcaatgtatgacaaaacccactgcaatgttgtgaagtaattagcctccaactaataaaaagaaaaaaaaaatttat
The Cervus canadensis isolate Bull #8, Minnesota chromosome 6, ASM1932006v1, whole genome shotgun sequence genome window above contains:
- the APC gene encoding adenomatous polyposis coli protein isoform X2 gives rise to the protein MAAASYDQLLKQVEALKMENSNLRQELEDNSNHLTKLETEASNMKEVLKQLQGSIEDEAMASSGQIDLLERLKELNLDSSNFPGVKLRSKMSLRSYGSREGSVSSRSGECSPVPMGSFPRRGFVNGSRENTGYLEELEKERSLLLADLDKEEKEKDWYYAQLQNLTKRIDSLPLTENFSLQTDMTRRQLEYEARQIRVAMEEQLGTCQDMEKRAQRRITRIQQIEKDILRIRQLLQSQATEAERSSQSKHEPGSHEAERQNEGQGVAEINMATSGSGQGSTTRIDHETASVLSSSSTHSAPRRLTSHLGTKVEMVYSLLSMLGTHDKDDMSRTLLAMSSSQDSCISMRQSGCLPLLIQLLHGNDKDSVLLGNSRGSKEARARASAALHNIIHSQPDDKRGRREIRVLHLLEQIRAYCETCWEWQEAHEQGMDQDKNPMPAPVEHQICPAVCVLMKLSFDEEHRHAMNELGRKATRGISSQELGQGLSGGLQAIAELLQVDCEMYGLTNDHYSITLRRYAGMALTNLTFGDVANKATLCSMKGCMRALVAQLKSESEDLQQVIASVLRNLSWRADVNSKKTLREVGSVKALMECALEVKKESTLKSVLSALWNLSAHCTENKADICAVGGALAFLVGTLTYRSQTNTLAIIESGGGILRNVSSLIATNEDHRQILRENNCLQTLLQHLKSHSLTIVSNACGTLWNLSARNPKDQEALWDMGAVSMLKNLIHSKHKMIAMGSAAALRNLMANRPAKYKDANIMSPGSSLPSLHVRKQKALEAELDAQHLSETFDNIDNLSPKASHRSKQRHKQNLYGDYVFDSNRHDDNRSDNFNTGNMTVLSPYLNTTVLPSSSSSRGSLDSSRSEKDRSLERERGISLGNYHPATENPGTSSKRGLQISTTAAQIAKVMEEVSAIHTSQEDRSSGSTTELHCGTDERNALRRSSTAHTHANTYSFTKSENSNRTCPIPYAKVEYKRSSNDSLNSVSSSDGYGKRGQMKPSIESYSEDDESKFCSYGQYPADLAHKIHSANHMDDNDGELDTPINYSLKYSDEQLNSGRQSPSQNERWARPKHILEDEIKPNEQRQSRSQSTAYPVYPESTDDKHLKFQPHFGQQECVSPYRSRAANGSEPNRVGSNHGISQNVNQSLCQEDDYEDDKPTNYSERYSEEGQHEEEERPTNYSIKYSEEKHHVDQPIDYSLKYTTDIPSSQKPAFSFSKNSSGQSTKTEHISSSSENTSTPSSNAKRQNQLHPSSAQSRSSQTPKATSSSCKVPSINQETIQTYCVEDTPICFSRCSSLSSLSSAEDEIGCDQTTQEADPANSLQIAEIKDNSGPRPNEDSVSKVPAVSQHVRTKSSRLQASGLSSESARHKAVEFSSGAKSPSKSGAQTPKSPPEHYVQETPLMFSRCTSVSSLDSFESRSIASSVQSEPCSGMVSGIISPSDLPDSPGQTMPPSRSKTPPPPPPPPQTVQTKQEVPKTKAPSAEKRESGPKQAAVNAAVQRVQVLPDADTLLHFATESTPDGFSCSSSLSALSLDEPFIQKDVELRIMPPVQENDNGNETESEQPEESNENQEKEAEKPTDSEKDILDESDDDDIEILEECIISAMPTKSSRKAKKPAQTTSKLPPPVARKPSQLPVYKLLPSQNRLQAQKHVSFTPGDDMPRVYCVEGTPINFSTATSLSDLTIESPPNELAAGEGVRAGAQSSEFEKRDTIPTEGRSTDEAQRGKASSVTVPELDDNKTEEGDILAECINSAMPKGKSHKPFRVKKIMDQVQQASMSSSGTNKNQLDGKTKKPTSPVKPIPQNTEYRTRVRKNTDSKNNLNAERNFSENKDSKKQHLKNNSKDFNDKLPNNEDRVRGSFTFDSPHHYTPIEGTPYCFSRNDSLSSLDFDDDDVDLSREKAELRKGKENKESEAKVTNHTELTSNQQSANKTPAVTKQPINRGQSKSVLQKQSTFPQSSKDIPDRGAATDEKLQNFAIENTPVCFSRNSSLSSLSDIDQENNNNKENEPIKETEPPDSQGEASKPQASGYAPKSFHVEDTPVCFSRNSSLSSLSIDSEDDLLQECISSAMPKKKKPSRLKADNEKHSPRNMGGILAEDLTLDLKDIQRPDSEHGLSPDSENFDWKAIQEGANSIVSSLHQAAAAACLSRQASSDSDSILSLKSGISLGSPFHLTPDQEEKPFTSNKGPRILKPGEKSTLETKKLESENKGIKGGKKVYKSLITGKVRSNSEISSQMKQPLQTNMPAISRGRTMIHIPGVRNSSSSTSPVSKKGPPLKTPASKSPSEGQAATTSPRGTKPSVKSELSPVTRQASQTAGSNKGPSRSGSRDSTPSRPAQQPLSRPMQSPGRNSISPGRNGISPPNKLSQLPRTSSPSTASTKSSGSGKMSYTSPGRQMSQQNLTKQTGLSKNGSGIPRSESASKGLNQMSNSNGSNKKVELSRMSSTKSSGSESDRSERPVLVRQSTFIKEAPSPTLRRKLEESASFESLSPSSRPDSPTRSQAHTPVLSPSLPDMSLSTHSSVQSGGWRKLPPNLSPTIEYNDGRPVKRHDIARSHSESPSRLPINRSGTWKREHSKHSSSLPRVSTWRRTGSSSSILSASSESSEKAKSEDEKHVNSISGSKQTKENQVSTKGTWRKIKESEISPTSSTSQTTSSGATNGAESKTLIYQMAPAVSKTEDVWVRIEDCPINNPRSGRSPTGNTPPVIDTVSEKGNPNPKDSKDNQGKQNVSNGSAPIRTMGLENRLNSFIQVDPPDQKGTEAKPGQSNNPVPASETNESSIAERTPFSSSSSSKHSSPSGTVAARVSPFNYNPSPRKSSADGTSARPSQIPTPVSNTTKKRDSKPDSAEPGGTQSPKRHSGSYLVTSV